In the Azospirillum ramasamyi genome, one interval contains:
- the treS gene encoding maltose alpha-D-glucosyltransferase: MIDRQDRLWYKDAVIYQLHLKAFFDADNDGIGDFAGLTQKLDYIQDLGVTAVWLLPFYPSPLRDDGYDIADYTSVNPTYGNLDDFRRFMEECHSRGLRVITELVINHTSDQHPWFQRAREAPPGSNHRNYYVWSDSDQKYQGTRIIFCDTEKSNWTWDPVANAYYWHRFYSHQPDLNFDNPEVLEEVLKVMRFWLDMGVDGLRLDAIPYLKEREGTNNENLPETHDVLKAIRAALDAEYPDRMLLAEANQWPEDVLPYFGDPEKGGDECHMSFHFPLMPRIYMAVAMEDRHPIADIMRQTPDIPADCQWAIFLRNHDELTLEMVTDSERDYLWNFYAADRRMRINLGIRRRLAPLLENDRRKIELLNSLLMSMPGTPVLYYGDEIGMGDNIYLGDRDGVRTPMQWSIDRNGGFSRADPARLYLPAVLDPIYGFMAVNVEAQARNPSSLLNWMKRLVAVRKQRQSFGRGSFSLLYPGNRKVLSYIRCLETENGLEIVLCVANLSRSAQAVELDLKNWKGRIPVELLGRTVFPPIGDLPYLLTLPAYGFYWFALTAEAELPTWHETPPEPVPDLLTVVLRDGWHSLSTGKAADELGRDVLQAFLPKQRWFSAKDRRITHSHVTMAAHLPGPGEGFMLVRSNVELSGAGPDGDSADQSYFLPLAISWEKGAGGTGWPLLPYTLAKVRRGPRTGAIYDAVQTDGFALALIKALRRGETLQAMSTPGMAGSGGLRFTATDALAAIELSEEPEVRRLGVEQSNTSVLVDSQIVLKVLRRLVEGEHPEVEMGRFLTEVGFVNTPALLGTVEQVATDGTPTALAVAQAFVRNQGDGWASTVEELERQLEDIRLGVAGTTEDAAESGEPFGMHLVMMTTLGQRTAELHRALAQTTGKPAFEPEPVMAEDVAGWAAAARAQAEAAFAALPRTLDRLTIDVRADAEQLLARRAEAMERLDALAAMRIDSVKTRIHGDYHLGQVVRAQNDWYILDFEGEPAKTLEERRAKSSPLRDVAGMLRSFNYAAWAALFRLDTAGEGANSGDTPVLAAARDWERRSTNAFLDGYRTAIEGCPVWPADEEAARGLLTLFLLEKAFYEIGYEAANRPHWIGIPVKGVLGLLDDAKEDR, translated from the coding sequence ATGATCGATCGGCAGGACCGGCTTTGGTACAAGGACGCCGTAATCTACCAACTTCACCTCAAAGCGTTCTTCGATGCCGACAATGACGGCATCGGCGATTTCGCCGGCCTGACCCAGAAGCTGGACTACATCCAGGACCTCGGCGTCACGGCGGTGTGGCTTCTGCCCTTCTATCCGTCCCCGCTGCGCGACGACGGCTACGACATCGCCGACTACACCTCGGTCAACCCGACCTACGGGAACCTGGACGACTTCCGGCGCTTCATGGAGGAATGCCACAGCCGCGGCCTGCGGGTCATCACCGAGCTGGTGATCAATCACACCTCCGACCAGCACCCCTGGTTCCAGCGCGCGCGGGAGGCGCCTCCCGGCTCCAACCACCGCAATTATTACGTCTGGTCCGACAGCGACCAGAAATACCAGGGCACGCGCATCATCTTCTGCGACACGGAAAAGTCCAACTGGACCTGGGATCCGGTCGCCAACGCCTATTACTGGCACCGTTTCTATTCGCACCAGCCCGACCTGAACTTCGACAACCCCGAAGTTCTGGAGGAGGTGTTGAAGGTCATGCGCTTCTGGCTGGACATGGGGGTGGACGGGCTGCGGCTCGACGCCATCCCCTACCTGAAGGAGCGCGAGGGCACCAACAACGAGAACCTGCCGGAAACCCACGACGTCCTGAAGGCGATCCGCGCCGCGCTGGACGCCGAATACCCCGACCGCATGCTGCTGGCCGAGGCCAACCAGTGGCCGGAGGACGTGCTGCCCTATTTCGGCGACCCGGAGAAGGGCGGCGACGAATGCCACATGTCCTTCCACTTCCCGCTGATGCCGCGCATCTACATGGCGGTGGCGATGGAGGACCGGCATCCCATCGCCGACATCATGCGCCAGACCCCGGACATCCCGGCGGACTGCCAATGGGCCATCTTCCTGCGCAACCATGACGAACTGACGCTGGAGATGGTCACCGACAGCGAGCGCGACTATCTCTGGAACTTCTACGCCGCCGACCGGCGCATGCGGATCAACCTCGGCATCCGCCGCCGCCTGGCTCCGCTGCTGGAGAACGACCGCCGCAAGATCGAGCTGCTGAACAGCCTGCTGATGTCGATGCCCGGCACGCCGGTGCTGTATTACGGCGACGAGATCGGCATGGGCGACAACATCTATCTCGGCGACCGCGACGGCGTGCGCACGCCGATGCAATGGTCGATCGACCGCAACGGCGGCTTCTCGCGCGCCGACCCGGCGCGGCTCTATCTGCCGGCGGTGCTCGACCCGATCTACGGCTTCATGGCCGTCAACGTGGAGGCGCAGGCCCGCAACCCCTCCTCGCTGCTGAACTGGATGAAGCGGCTGGTGGCGGTGCGCAAGCAGCGCCAGAGCTTCGGCCGCGGCAGCTTCTCGCTGCTCTACCCCGGCAACCGCAAGGTGCTGTCCTATATCCGCTGCCTGGAGACGGAAAACGGGTTGGAGATCGTGCTGTGCGTCGCCAACCTGTCGCGCTCCGCCCAGGCGGTGGAGCTGGACCTGAAGAACTGGAAGGGCCGCATCCCCGTCGAACTGCTGGGCCGCACCGTCTTCCCGCCGATCGGCGACCTTCCGTACCTGCTGACCCTGCCGGCCTACGGCTTCTACTGGTTCGCGCTGACCGCGGAGGCGGAGCTGCCGACCTGGCACGAAACGCCGCCGGAGCCGGTGCCGGACCTGCTGACCGTCGTCTTGCGCGACGGCTGGCACAGCCTGAGCACCGGAAAGGCGGCGGACGAGCTGGGCCGCGACGTGCTGCAGGCCTTCCTGCCCAAGCAGCGCTGGTTCTCCGCCAAGGACCGCCGCATCACGCACTCGCACGTCACCATGGCCGCTCATCTGCCGGGACCGGGCGAAGGCTTCATGCTGGTCCGTTCCAATGTCGAGCTGAGCGGGGCCGGGCCGGACGGCGATTCCGCCGACCAGAGCTATTTCCTGCCGCTGGCGATTAGCTGGGAGAAAGGGGCGGGCGGCACCGGCTGGCCGCTGCTTCCCTATACGCTGGCCAAGGTTCGGCGCGGCCCCAGGACCGGCGCCATCTATGACGCGGTGCAGACCGACGGCTTCGCCCTTGCCCTGATCAAGGCGTTGCGGCGCGGCGAGACCCTGCAGGCGATGTCCACGCCGGGTATGGCCGGCAGCGGAGGCCTCCGTTTCACCGCCACCGACGCGCTGGCCGCCATCGAACTGTCGGAAGAGCCCGAGGTGAGGCGTCTGGGCGTGGAGCAGAGCAACACCTCCGTCCTGGTCGACAGCCAGATCGTGCTGAAGGTACTGCGCCGTCTGGTGGAGGGCGAGCATCCCGAGGTCGAGATGGGGCGCTTCCTGACCGAGGTCGGCTTCGTCAACACCCCGGCCCTGCTGGGCACGGTGGAGCAGGTGGCGACCGACGGCACGCCGACCGCGCTGGCGGTGGCGCAGGCCTTCGTCCGCAACCAGGGCGACGGCTGGGCCAGCACGGTGGAGGAGCTGGAGCGCCAGCTGGAGGACATCCGCCTCGGCGTCGCCGGCACCACTGAGGACGCCGCGGAATCGGGCGAGCCCTTCGGCATGCATCTGGTGATGATGACCACGCTGGGGCAGCGCACCGCCGAACTGCACCGGGCGCTGGCGCAGACCACCGGCAAGCCCGCTTTCGAACCGGAACCGGTCATGGCGGAGGATGTGGCCGGCTGGGCCGCCGCCGCCCGCGCCCAGGCGGAGGCGGCCTTCGCCGCGCTGCCGAGAACGCTGGACCGTCTGACCATCGACGTGCGTGCCGATGCCGAACAGCTGCTGGCCCGCCGGGCCGAGGCGATGGAACGGCTCGACGCGCTGGCGGCCATGCGCATCGACAGCGTCAAGACCCGCATCCATGGCGACTATCACCTGGGGCAGGTCGTGCGGGCGCAGAACGACTGGTACATCCTCGACTTCGAAGGCGAGCCGGCGAAGACGCTGGAGGAGCGCCGCGCCAAGTCCAGCCCGCTGCGCGACGTCGCCGGCATGCTGCGCTCCTTCAACTATGCCGCCTGGGCGGCGCTGTTCCGGCTGGACACCGCCGGGGAGGGGGCCAACAGCGGCGACACCCCGGTGCTGGCCGCCGCCCGCGATTGGGAGCGCCGCAGCACCAACGCCTTCCTCGACGGCTACCGCACCGCCATCGAGGGCTGCCCGGTCTGGCCGGCGGATGAGGAGGCGGCGCGCGGCCTGCTGACCCTGTTCCTGCTGGAGAAGGCCTTCTACGAGATCGGCTACGAGGCGGCGAACCGGCCCCACTGGATCGGCATCCCGGTCAAGGGCGTGCTGGGCCTCCTCGACGACGCGAAGGAAGACCGCTAA
- a CDS encoding PLP-dependent aminotransferase family protein — MARAAVPVLSSLGPVVLDRDGGEPLHRQLYHALRQAVLDGRLRPGERLPPSRALAADWGLSRNTVVTAYDTLLAEGYVTGRVGAGTYVATSLPDAAPGSLPARDEVRRGIGLSDRGRVLAEAPAIARDRAGRPFALGTPALDVFPFALWAQLLGRCWRQGGRTLATEPDPLGYAPLRAEIAAYLRAVRAVRCEPEQVVIVSGAQQGLALLAQLLLDPGDEAWVEEPGWPGNRAALLGAGARLVPVPVDGEGIDVAVGMARGAGARLALVTPSHQFPLGVTMSLARRLRLLDWAAARDAWIVEDDYDSEFRYAGPPLAALQGLDGAGRVIYVGSFSKVMFPALRLGYVVVPPDLVEPVRAARRHFDGGTSVVPQAALHRFLADGHFASHLRAMRSLYAAKRSAILASIRDAFAGFATAEAGEAGMHVLLRLPPDCPDHALAGRAARIGLTTPALSGYHRDADGIAGNGLLLGFAAHEPAALDRAVRDLARLCVGDRN, encoded by the coding sequence ATGGCCCGCGCGGCAGTTCCGGTTCTGTCCAGCCTTGGACCGGTGGTGCTCGACCGCGACGGGGGGGAGCCGCTGCATCGCCAGCTCTACCACGCGCTGCGTCAGGCGGTGCTGGACGGCCGGCTGCGCCCGGGAGAGAGGCTGCCGCCCAGCCGGGCGCTCGCCGCCGACTGGGGGCTGTCGCGCAACACCGTGGTGACCGCCTACGACACGCTGCTGGCGGAGGGTTACGTCACCGGGCGGGTGGGGGCCGGCACCTACGTCGCCACTTCCCTTCCCGATGCGGCGCCCGGCAGCCTTCCCGCCCGCGACGAGGTCCGCCGGGGTATCGGCCTGTCCGACCGCGGGCGGGTGCTGGCCGAGGCGCCGGCCATCGCGCGTGACCGGGCGGGGCGGCCCTTCGCGCTCGGCACGCCGGCTCTCGACGTCTTTCCCTTCGCCCTGTGGGCGCAGCTGCTCGGCCGCTGCTGGCGCCAGGGCGGGCGGACGCTGGCGACCGAGCCGGACCCGCTCGGCTACGCTCCGCTGCGGGCGGAGATCGCCGCCTATCTGCGCGCCGTCCGCGCCGTCCGTTGCGAGCCGGAGCAGGTCGTCATCGTCTCGGGCGCGCAGCAGGGGCTGGCGCTGTTGGCCCAACTGCTCCTCGATCCCGGCGACGAGGCCTGGGTGGAGGAGCCGGGCTGGCCCGGCAACCGCGCCGCCCTGCTGGGGGCCGGGGCGCGGCTGGTCCCGGTGCCGGTGGACGGGGAGGGGATCGACGTCGCTGTCGGCATGGCCCGCGGTGCCGGCGCCCGGCTGGCGCTGGTCACCCCCTCCCACCAGTTCCCGCTGGGCGTGACCATGAGCCTGGCGCGCCGCCTGCGCCTGCTGGACTGGGCGGCGGCGCGCGACGCCTGGATCGTCGAGGACGATTACGACAGCGAGTTCCGCTATGCCGGTCCGCCGCTGGCCGCACTCCAGGGGTTGGACGGCGCCGGCCGGGTCATCTATGTCGGCAGTTTCAGCAAGGTGATGTTCCCGGCGCTGCGGCTCGGCTATGTCGTGGTGCCGCCCGATCTGGTCGAGCCGGTGCGCGCCGCCCGGCGCCATTTCGACGGCGGGACCAGCGTGGTGCCGCAGGCGGCCCTGCACCGCTTCCTGGCCGACGGCCATTTCGCCTCGCACCTGCGGGCCATGCGCTCCCTCTACGCCGCCAAGCGCAGCGCCATCCTGGCCTCGATCCGCGACGCCTTTGCCGGCTTCGCCACGGCCGAGGCGGGGGAGGCCGGCATGCATGTCCTGCTCCGCCTGCCGCCGGACTGCCCCGACCATGCCCTGGCCGGGCGCGCCGCCCGGATCGGCCTGACCACGCCGGCCCTGTCCGGCTACCATCGCGACGCGGACGGCATCGCCGGGAACGGCCTTCTGCTGGGCTTCGCCGCCCACGAACCGGCGGCGCTCGACCGCGCGGTGCGCGATCTGGCGCGGCTGTGCGTCGGAGACCGCAATTGA
- a CDS encoding pyridoxamine 5'-phosphate oxidase family protein: MTSFLADTPGTDSPAALAQTPRTRPVRMGERGGHDVALIHAIIDEAPICHVGFVDDAIKGRDTPSPMVIPTIPWRVGDELMIHGASSSRMIRRLQEGGEACITLSLIDGWVLARSAFHHSVNYRSVMLFGRPRLVTEEAEKRAALDALMEKIEPGRSAKVRAPNVQELKATSVLAFPIAEASAKRRSGPPSDDPEDMAHPVWAGVVPLRLTAGEPEQDPAQAKA, from the coding sequence ATGACCAGCTTTCTCGCCGATACACCCGGCACCGACTCGCCCGCCGCCCTGGCCCAGACCCCGCGCACCCGGCCGGTGCGGATGGGCGAGCGCGGCGGCCATGACGTCGCGCTGATCCACGCCATCATCGACGAGGCGCCGATCTGCCACGTCGGCTTCGTCGACGACGCCATCAAAGGACGGGATACCCCCTCCCCCATGGTGATCCCGACGATCCCCTGGCGGGTGGGCGACGAGCTGATGATCCACGGCGCCTCCTCAAGCCGGATGATCCGGCGGCTTCAGGAGGGGGGCGAGGCCTGCATCACCCTGTCGCTGATCGACGGCTGGGTGCTGGCACGGTCGGCCTTCCATCACTCCGTCAATTACCGCTCGGTCATGCTGTTCGGCCGGCCGCGGCTGGTGACGGAAGAGGCGGAAAAGCGCGCCGCCCTGGATGCCCTGATGGAGAAGATCGAACCCGGCCGCAGCGCCAAGGTGCGGGCGCCCAATGTGCAGGAGCTGAAGGCCACATCCGTGCTGGCCTTCCCGATCGCCGAGGCGTCGGCCAAGCGGCGCTCCGGCCCGCCAAGCGACGACCCGGAGGACATGGCCCACCCGGTCTGGGCAGGCGTGGTGCCCTTGCGGCTGACCGCCGGGGAGCCGGAACAGGATCCGGCCCAAGCCAAAGCCTGA
- a CDS encoding OmpA family protein yields the protein MKTIVRAGLAAIPAAIVAFGLSAAANAQDASLVGKGTEWCNPVIGWGNVAVRTADGGYVIHQGSYPCPPAAAAPAPAAVAAVQSEYMVFFDWDKSNITPAAERVISDAASAILKNGGAKIRVIGHTDTSGSPAYNQKLSVRRADAVKRALVAKGIAAADVTTEGVGENQLLVQTGPNVREPSNRRAQILPRLLNAPSS from the coding sequence ATGAAGACTATTGTTCGCGCGGGTCTGGCTGCCATCCCGGCCGCCATCGTCGCTTTCGGTCTGTCGGCGGCCGCCAATGCCCAGGACGCGAGCCTGGTCGGCAAGGGCACCGAGTGGTGCAACCCGGTCATCGGCTGGGGCAACGTCGCCGTTCGCACCGCTGACGGCGGCTATGTGATCCATCAGGGCAGCTATCCGTGCCCGCCGGCCGCCGCCGCTCCGGCTCCGGCCGCCGTCGCCGCGGTTCAGAGCGAATACATGGTGTTCTTCGACTGGGATAAGTCGAACATCACCCCGGCCGCCGAGCGCGTGATCAGCGACGCGGCGTCGGCCATCCTGAAGAACGGTGGCGCCAAGATCCGCGTCATCGGCCACACCGACACGTCGGGTTCGCCGGCCTACAATCAGAAGCTGTCGGTGCGTCGCGCCGATGCTGTCAAGCGGGCTCTGGTCGCCAAGGGCATCGCGGCTGCCGACGTCACCACCGAAGGCGTGGGCGAGAACCAGCTGCTGGTCCAGACCGGCCCGAACGTGCGTGAGCCGTCCAACCGTCGTGCGCAGATCCTGCCGCGCCTGCTGAACGCTCCGTCGTCCTAA
- a CDS encoding gamma carbonic anhydrase family protein, which yields MTGLVRAFNGILPTIDPTAFIAETAAVIGDVVIGANSSIWYGCTVRGDVNEVRIGARTNIQDGTVIHVASEGQGTYIGDDITVGHMALLHACTLEDGCFIGMKACILDGAYVESRAMVAAGALVTPGKRVTSGFLWAGSPARPVRELTERDLAVFPVLSHRYTDLAETYRKSCYGSGA from the coding sequence ATGACCGGCCTTGTCCGCGCCTTCAACGGCATCCTGCCCACCATCGACCCGACCGCGTTCATCGCGGAAACGGCGGCGGTGATCGGTGATGTCGTGATCGGGGCGAACAGCAGCATCTGGTACGGCTGCACCGTGCGTGGAGACGTCAACGAGGTCCGAATCGGCGCTCGCACCAACATTCAGGACGGCACCGTGATCCACGTGGCCTCTGAAGGGCAGGGCACCTACATCGGCGACGACATCACCGTCGGCCATATGGCGTTGCTGCACGCCTGCACGCTGGAGGACGGCTGCTTCATCGGCATGAAGGCCTGCATCCTGGATGGGGCCTATGTCGAGTCGCGGGCGATGGTCGCCGCCGGTGCTCTGGTGACCCCCGGCAAGCGGGTGACATCCGGATTCTTGTGGGCCGGCAGCCCTGCTAGACCGGTTCGCGAGCTGACGGAGCGCGATCTCGCGGTTTTTCCGGTTCTCAGCCACCGTTACACGGATTTGGCGGAAACCTACCGGAAAAGCTGCTATGGAAGTGGAGCATAG
- the argC gene encoding N-acetyl-gamma-glutamyl-phosphate reductase, which translates to MASISIPGSTPGGSKIRVGILGASGYTGAELVRMLLRHPTVEIAALTAERQAGKPMAEVFPHLGGYGLPDLVKIEQMKWDGLDFIFCALPHGTTQEVVAGLPSGLKVVDLSADFRLSDPAEYATWYGHEHRAVGLQKEVAYGLTEFNRQGVRKARVVANPGCYPTCSLLPLLPLLLENQIEPGGIIIDAKSGVSGAGRDAKQANLFTEVSEGFNAYGVGHHRHMPEIEQELRLAAGRPVTVSFTPHLVPMNRGMLATIYVRMADGVTADDLRETLAARYADEPFVGVTPAGVVPATRHVRASNHCLMGVVADRTPRGAIIVSVIDNLVKGASGQAIQNMNVMMGLVETTGIDQSPLFP; encoded by the coding sequence ATGGCCTCGATCAGCATTCCGGGTAGCACTCCCGGCGGTTCGAAAATCCGCGTCGGCATCCTGGGCGCTTCCGGTTACACCGGCGCCGAACTGGTGCGCATGCTGCTGCGCCACCCGACCGTCGAGATCGCCGCCCTGACCGCCGAACGACAGGCCGGCAAGCCGATGGCGGAGGTGTTCCCGCATCTGGGCGGCTATGGCCTGCCCGATCTGGTGAAGATCGAGCAGATGAAGTGGGACGGCCTGGACTTCATCTTCTGCGCCCTGCCGCACGGCACCACGCAGGAGGTGGTCGCCGGCCTGCCCAGCGGGTTGAAGGTGGTCGATCTGTCCGCCGATTTCCGTTTGAGCGATCCGGCCGAATACGCCACCTGGTACGGCCATGAGCACCGCGCCGTCGGCCTGCAGAAGGAGGTCGCCTACGGCCTGACCGAGTTCAACCGCCAGGGCGTGCGCAAGGCGCGGGTGGTGGCGAATCCGGGCTGCTATCCGACCTGCTCGCTGCTGCCCCTGCTGCCCCTGCTGCTGGAGAACCAGATCGAGCCGGGCGGCATCATCATCGACGCCAAGTCGGGCGTGTCGGGCGCCGGCCGCGATGCCAAGCAGGCCAACCTCTTCACCGAGGTTTCGGAGGGCTTCAACGCCTACGGTGTCGGCCACCACCGCCACATGCCGGAGATCGAGCAAGAGCTGCGGCTGGCCGCCGGCCGTCCGGTCACCGTGTCCTTCACCCCGCATCTGGTGCCGATGAACCGGGGCATGCTGGCGACCATCTATGTCCGCATGGCCGACGGCGTCACCGCCGACGACCTGCGCGAGACCCTGGCCGCCCGCTATGCCGACGAGCCCTTCGTCGGCGTGACGCCGGCCGGCGTGGTTCCGGCGACGCGCCATGTCCGCGCGTCCAACCACTGCCTGATGGGCGTGGTCGCCGACCGCACCCCGCGCGGCGCCATCATCGTGTCGGTGATCGACAATCTGGTGAAGGGCGCCTCGGGCCAGGCCATCCAGAACATGAACGTCATGATGGGTCTGGTGGAGACGACGGGCATCGATCAGTCGCCGCTTTTCCCGTGA
- the rpsI gene encoding 30S ribosomal protein S9: MAQVTTTLSSLKDLTGAAATATVTEELAAPKLDAQGRAYATGKRKDAVARVWIKPGTGKVTVNGRDQSVYFARPVLRMMIAQPFGVTERLDQFDVVATVAGGGLSGQAGAVRHGISKALTYFEPALRPPLKAAGFLTRDARTVERKKYGRAKARRSFQFSKR; the protein is encoded by the coding sequence ATGGCTCAGGTCACCACCACCCTCTCCAGCCTGAAGGATCTGACGGGCGCCGCCGCCACCGCGACCGTCACCGAAGAGCTGGCCGCTCCCAAGCTGGACGCCCAGGGCCGCGCCTACGCCACCGGCAAGCGCAAGGACGCCGTCGCCCGCGTGTGGATCAAGCCGGGCACCGGCAAGGTCACCGTGAACGGCCGCGACCAGTCGGTCTACTTCGCCCGTCCGGTGCTGCGTATGATGATCGCCCAGCCGTTCGGCGTGACCGAGCGTCTGGACCAGTTCGACGTCGTCGCCACCGTCGCCGGCGGCGGTCTGTCGGGCCAGGCCGGTGCCGTCCGTCACGGCATCTCCAAGGCGCTGACCTACTTCGAGCCGGCCCTGCGCCCGCCGCTGAAGGCCGCCGGCTTCCTGACCCGCGACGCCCGTACGGTCGAGCGTAAGAAGTACGGCCGCGCCAAGGCCCGCCGCAGCTTCCAGTTCTCGAAGCGCTAA
- the rplM gene encoding 50S ribosomal protein L13 — translation MKTFNLKPTEIEKKWYVVDADGLVLGRLASILANILRGKNKPTYTPHMDCGDHVVVINAEKVKLTGNKRDADIFYWHTGYPGGIKGRSKGQILDGKYPERVIEKAVERMVPRGPLGRQQMTHLKVYKGATHPHDAQQPVALDIGALNPKNKRSA, via the coding sequence ATGAAGACCTTCAATCTGAAGCCGACCGAAATCGAGAAGAAGTGGTACGTCGTTGACGCCGACGGCCTCGTTCTCGGCCGGCTCGCCAGCATCCTGGCGAACATCCTGCGTGGCAAGAACAAGCCGACCTACACCCCGCACATGGATTGCGGCGACCATGTCGTCGTGATCAATGCCGAGAAGGTGAAGCTGACCGGCAACAAGCGCGACGCCGACATCTTCTACTGGCACACCGGCTATCCGGGCGGGATCAAGGGCCGTTCCAAGGGCCAGATCCTGGACGGCAAGTATCCGGAGCGTGTGATCGAGAAGGCCGTGGAGCGTATGGTTCCGCGCGGTCCGCTCGGCCGCCAGCAGATGACCCATCTCAAGGTCTACAAGGGCGCCACGCATCCGCACGATGCGCAGCAGCCGGTCGCCCTCGACATCGGCGCCCTGAACCCGAAGAATAAGCGGAGCGCGTAA
- a CDS encoding PaaI family thioesterase codes for MTAVDSAQSAAPTPPAAPAMTREELEELIREGVPLVGSFGIVVESLGAGTIRLRLPYKDDFVRPGGTVTGPAMFGLADVALYGAVLSLIGRVELAVTTSMTINFLRRPPPVAIIAEARVLKLGKRLAYGEILLFSEGDPEPVAHVTGTYSIPPHDPVSVAVSHYRMDVAS; via the coding sequence ATGACCGCCGTCGATTCCGCGCAAAGCGCCGCCCCCACTCCGCCCGCCGCTCCCGCCATGACCAGGGAGGAACTGGAGGAACTGATCCGCGAGGGTGTTCCCCTGGTCGGCAGCTTCGGCATCGTCGTCGAAAGTCTCGGCGCCGGCACGATCCGTCTGCGCCTGCCCTACAAGGACGATTTCGTACGCCCCGGCGGCACCGTCACCGGTCCTGCCATGTTCGGGCTGGCCGACGTGGCGCTCTACGGCGCGGTATTGAGCCTGATCGGGCGGGTGGAACTGGCGGTGACCACCAGCATGACCATCAACTTCCTGCGCCGCCCGCCTCCCGTCGCCATCATCGCCGAGGCGCGCGTCCTGAAGCTGGGCAAGCGGCTGGCCTATGGCGAGATCCTGTTGTTCTCCGAAGGCGATCCGGAGCCGGTCGCCCATGTCACCGGCACCTACTCCATCCCCCCGCACGACCCCGTTTCCGTCGCGGTATCCCATTACCGCATGGATGTGGCGTCATAA
- a CDS encoding glycine zipper 2TM domain-containing protein, with protein sequence MLRSVSFCLFVALAGGVAGCTSDYSPNTYSAGAVQQANKVEPATVVGFRQVAISANGTVGAVSGGAAGGILGAQVGSGGMNSALGTVGGTALGGLLGTAIEHIAGDTTGWEYIVRKSNGDLLSVTQREPQPLPIGQKVLVITGSQARIVPDYSSPAESAAEAPKPEAPKQDIKAVPLAPPAGPIPSESAAESVAGSAPSSGGGPIRLTAPTDSVPAPQTPALPAEPIPVPAEARPAE encoded by the coding sequence GTGCTCCGATCGGTTTCCTTCTGCCTGTTCGTCGCCCTGGCCGGCGGCGTCGCGGGCTGCACCTCCGACTATTCGCCCAACACCTATTCCGCCGGCGCGGTCCAGCAGGCCAACAAGGTCGAGCCGGCGACGGTGGTCGGCTTCCGGCAGGTGGCGATCAGCGCCAACGGCACGGTCGGCGCGGTCAGCGGCGGCGCGGCCGGCGGCATCCTGGGCGCGCAGGTCGGATCCGGCGGCATGAACTCCGCGCTCGGCACCGTCGGCGGCACGGCGCTCGGCGGGCTGCTGGGCACGGCGATCGAGCATATCGCCGGCGACACCACCGGCTGGGAATACATCGTCCGCAAATCCAACGGCGATCTGCTGTCCGTGACCCAGAGGGAGCCGCAGCCGCTTCCCATCGGCCAGAAGGTGCTGGTCATCACCGGCAGCCAGGCCCGCATCGTCCCCGACTATTCCTCGCCCGCCGAGTCCGCGGCGGAGGCGCCGAAGCCGGAAGCGCCGAAACAGGACATCAAGGCGGTGCCGCTCGCCCCGCCCGCCGGACCAATCCCGTCCGAATCCGCCGCCGAATCGGTCGCCGGCTCCGCGCCCTCCAGCGGCGGCGGTCCCATCCGCCTGACCGCCCCGACCGACAGCGTTCCGGCGCCCCAGACCCCCGCTCTCCCTGCCGAACCCATCCCCGTTCCGGCGGAAGCGCGGCCTGCCGAATAG
- a CDS encoding ferritin-like domain-containing protein, translated as MAAYPADLTRALFVTGLRNAHAVEQQALALMDRQLDRLVNYPEVSDHLRMHRGETEAQIARLDQILDQLQESHSGLKDTALSIMGNLAALGHSFAEDEILKNSFANYAFENFEVASYRSLLTVADAGNFAFAVPLLQTSLREEEAMASWVIENVPTLTLKYLSLKAGDQTAGR; from the coding sequence ATGGCCGCCTATCCCGCGGATCTCACGCGCGCGCTGTTCGTCACCGGCCTGCGCAACGCCCACGCCGTCGAACAGCAGGCGCTTGCGCTGATGGACCGCCAGCTGGACCGTCTGGTGAATTATCCGGAAGTCTCCGACCATCTGCGCATGCACCGCGGCGAGACCGAGGCGCAGATCGCCCGCCTCGACCAGATCCTGGATCAGTTGCAGGAAAGCCATTCCGGCCTGAAGGACACCGCCCTGTCGATCATGGGCAATCTGGCGGCGCTGGGCCACAGCTTCGCCGAGGACGAGATCCTCAAGAACTCCTTCGCCAACTACGCCTTCGAGAATTTCGAGGTGGCGAGCTACCGGTCGCTGCTGACCGTGGCGGATGCCGGCAATTTCGCCTTCGCCGTGCCGCTGCTGCAGACCTCGCTGCGCGAGGAGGAGGCGATGGCGTCCTGGGTGATCGAGAATGTGCCGACCCTGACCCTGAAATACCTGTCGCTGAAGGCCGGCGACCAGACCGCCGGCCGCTAA